CTCCCACGCGACCCAAGGCATCAATAAACAAGAATCCTTTATCCGATGCTAACCCTCTCAAGCCCACTTGAATACTGGCTTCTCCAGGAGCCAAGGCAATGATTTGGCCGTTGTCATTGACTTGAATTTTGTCTTCTCCTTTGAGAACTTTCCAGGTGGGGGTTAAATGCACATCTGGATATTGTGCCAATTCCGTTTGTAAAGGTTTACCCTCAACGGTTTGGAGTTCAATGGGGATTTGATCTCCAACGCCTAAACGGTTTCCACTGGGAATCATTGCCACAACGGAGGCATGAATTCCATCGGCAAAATAATAGTTTTGCGGTTTAGTGGCGTAGGCTTGGGGTTGAATTTGTTGAATTTGTTCACGGGGAAAAATTTGAACATCAACCGTATAGTTAACGTCTGAAAAGGGTGAACCCCGTAATGTGGCAAACAACGCGAAGAGAATGGGCATTTGAATCAGAAGCGGGAAACATCCGGCTAAGGGATTTCCCAATTCTTTGTAGACTCTACTCATTTCTTCCCGTTGTTTTTCCGGGTCATCTTTATATTGTTGTTGAATTTTGTCAACCCGTTCTTTCATTAACGGTTGGGTTACTTTCATTCGCCGCATATTGCGAATTGAACCCGCATTCAAGGGATAAAGCGCGAAGCGCACCACTAAGGTTAACGCCACAATCGCTAAACCATAACTCGGCACGATCCCGTAGAAAAAATCTAGGATCGGCAACATCACATTGTTGGAAAGAAACCCGATACCAAAGTCCATTCTTTTGAGTTTATTGAACTGCTTGGATTGAATATAGATTAATTTTAAGAACCATTCGCCAACACTTGACCGATAGCCCGGTGACTACCCAGTTGATTAGTCAGGGTTGAGGCTCAACAGGAAGGAACTCAATCCTGTTAAGGGCGATGTTGTCCAATATCAAGATCATCGGCTCATCGCAGCACTAGCTTTTTGAGCTTGGGGCGAGAGTTTTTCTAGGATAAAGTCATAGACTTCTCGAAAACGAGGAACAGCCCGGAGTTCCAGACGAGAACCATTTTTTAGGGTCAATACCATATCCCCCCAAGCCCCAAATCCTCTAGGAACTTTCGCGATTTTGGCGATTTCTGAATAGACGATATCAGTACGGTCTTGACCCATCCATCCACCCATGACCGATATCCGGCGATTAGTGATGCGATAGCGCAGCCATAACGCCCGGACAATTGCCCCAATGGTAAGAGGGATGCCAATAATCGTCAGCCCTATTAATAGATTGATAATGAGGTCGCCGATAGCGGGGCCTCCTTCATAAAAACTTTCCTCCCGTATACCCATTTAAAACCTCTGCTTCTACCAACAACTGTTTTAATTCTTGCAGAATTTCTGCATAATTGCACTGATCGGCTGTTGGTTTGACGACAATCACCACATCCCAACCGGGGGATACCTGGGGTAAAAACTGATGCCAAGCTGCCCGAATTTGGCGTTTGATCCGATTTCGGACAACAGCCCGTTTACTGACTTTTTGGCTAATGGAAATTCCCATCCGAGTCGGGTGAACAGAGGCGGAGTTTGTTAAATTCTTTTCTGTTCTATAAGGTTGACCTCGTAACGCCCTCAAGGTCAAATGAGGGGTTTTTCGATGCAGTCCTTTGCTGTAGACGGCTTTGAAGTCTTTGGGATGTCGGAGTCGATTGATTTTGGGTAACATGAATCAGGTACTGCCACCCACAAATTCACCCATTTCCCTCAGCTTGACCATCGGGATCGCCATGAGTTCGTGGGAATAGCAATAGGGTGTCTTTAATTCAGAGCCAGGAATTAAAACGTTAAACGTGCCCGCCCTTTTTTGCGACGAGCTTTGATCACGGCTTGGCCGTTTTTTGTCCGCATCCTTACCCTGAAGCCAGAAACTCTTTTCTTTTTGCGGTTTGTTCCTTGCAGGGTTTGTTGAGCCATTGCTTACCTCCGGTGCCTTTTCGTTAATTTTTAATCAAAAGTCACAATTTTTCAGTATATCACAATTGTTGGACTTTCTCTCCCGGCTTCACAGTAATCTGTTAATCGAGACTGATCCCTCTTAACAATGGGCACTCTGGCAACGAAGATTAATCATCAATACTCAAAATCCAAGTTCCGACATAACGCAACATGGGAACATCTCCAGGGGTACGAATATTGGCGTTAAAGTTGAAAACCCCCCCAAAGGTGGGATTTTTGACGTTAGACATCACGATTTCAACTTTCGTACCCGCCGGAATCGGTTCTTGAGGATAAATTTGGATAATATGGTTTTCTTTATCCCAAATCACTTCTTCTAAGGGAATGGGTTTATTTTGAACCCGAATTTGTACCCGGTCGGGATCTATCGTCCCTTTGTAATAGTCGGGATAGGTGATGGAAACTTCTGCGATCGCTAAGTTCAACTTATCGGCTGGAAGTCTGAGTTTATAGCGATCCCACTCCCCAGAACGTCCGCTTTCAAGGAAATAATTTAAAATATTGGTTTTATCGGGGCCACTGAGTAAGGTAATACCCGGTAAACCTTGGGCTTGAGTCATTTCAGCTAAACCCGTCACCGCCAAACCCGTAATCAAGATTGCAGAAAATAGTTGTCGCATACACACTCCCGTAACACAGCGAAATTTTGTTTAAGTTTTCTGAACTAGATAAAGACAAGTTAAAGATAAGAATCCAAATCAGGAATTTAGCTTTACGATGCAAAATTAGAACTCTATTGTTACACAACTCGGCATAGAGAGGAAAGATCGCAGGGGGAGAGATATCGAGAAGGAGTGTTAAGCCTACCCAGGTTCGCTGACTTTGAAAAGTCAATCATCAACAGTCAACAGTCAAGCTAATCGTTAACAGTGAACACAATTATGAGGAGATTTTATGAAAATTGGTATTGCTAAAGAAAGTCAGGTCGATGAACGGCGAGTCGCCCTCATCCCTGATGTTGTTGCTCGTTTGGTGAAACAAGGCGTGGAAGTGTGGGTGGAGGCTGGGGCTGGGGAACGGGCTTGTTTTTCCGATAGCACCTAT
The Planktothrix sp. FACHB-1365 DNA segment above includes these coding regions:
- the yidC gene encoding membrane protein insertase YidC; protein product: MDFGIGFLSNNVMLPILDFFYGIVPSYGLAIVALTLVVRFALYPLNAGSIRNMRRMKVTQPLMKERVDKIQQQYKDDPEKQREEMSRVYKELGNPLAGCFPLLIQMPILFALFATLRGSPFSDVNYTVDVQIFPREQIQQIQPQAYATKPQNYYFADGIHASVVAMIPSGNRLGVGDQIPIELQTVEGKPLQTELAQYPDVHLTPTWKVLKGEDKIQVNDNGQIIALAPGEASIQVGLRGLASDKGFLFIDALGRVGAVDPDGTIHWDIVGMILAFGISLYLNQVLSGQGQGSSGNPQQDTVNKITPVIFSGMFFFFPLPAGVLLYMLVANIFQTIQAFILSREPLPENLQKIVEESNKTTAKLATAEGEREALPFEPKRSKKKAQS
- a CDS encoding PH domain-containing protein, yielding MGIREESFYEGGPAIGDLIINLLIGLTIIGIPLTIGAIVRALWLRYRITNRRISVMGGWMGQDRTDIVYSEIAKIAKVPRGFGAWGDMVLTLKNGSRLELRAVPRFREVYDFILEKLSPQAQKASAAMSR
- the rnpA gene encoding ribonuclease P protein component, which encodes MLPKINRLRHPKDFKAVYSKGLHRKTPHLTLRALRGQPYRTEKNLTNSASVHPTRMGISISQKVSKRAVVRNRIKRQIRAAWHQFLPQVSPGWDVVIVVKPTADQCNYAEILQELKQLLVEAEVLNGYTGGKFL
- the rpmH gene encoding 50S ribosomal protein L34 — translated: MAQQTLQGTNRKKKRVSGFRVRMRTKNGQAVIKARRKKGRARLTF
- a CDS encoding DUF2808 domain-containing protein, with the protein product MRQLFSAILITGLAVTGLAEMTQAQGLPGITLLSGPDKTNILNYFLESGRSGEWDRYKLRLPADKLNLAIAEVSITYPDYYKGTIDPDRVQIRVQNKPIPLEEVIWDKENHIIQIYPQEPIPAGTKVEIVMSNVKNPTFGGVFNFNANIRTPGDVPMLRYVGTWILSIDD